One stretch of Punica granatum isolate Tunisia-2019 chromosome 5, ASM765513v2, whole genome shotgun sequence DNA includes these proteins:
- the LOC116209380 gene encoding actin-binding protein-like, translating into MKLSAKPISSPGRSDKFPPPLMRFLRSNVGSRSRGRSRASPMFLRKAQKSSSASVAAESTQEPSSPKVTCMGQVRVRRSKNKKPQAARKARRGVDDDRPGSSTGTTTTTWCAWISQALLCHRPGRKRWCRRSRSRSGSRGEVRRASFTRAWRDCSAVFHMAGCRRREPKTMEEDSPSSKVDTEPRFRNNSVRSELGVGNLDLKSEEEEGDEEVEARARTYKASSSPCSPPKNALLLTRCRSAPYRSSSLACRFWGSPLNGPDSEDAQRPQQNGGEEPAGEEEPKPLLRSEGEARVHPADEEEEEEEDNDDEEKERFLKREITVSVAEKMAKPAKAEENKPEEEEGLRPPPPPRLTRCKSEPAITAAQKVGFR; encoded by the coding sequence ATGAAGCTCTCAGCCAAGCCCATCTCTAGCCCGGGACGGTCCGACAAGTTCCCGCCGCCGCTGATGAGGTTCCTCCGGAGCAATGTTGGGAGCAGGAGCAGGGGGCGGTCCCGCGCTAGCCCCATGTTCCTTAGGAAGGCGCAGAAGAGCTCCAGCGCGTCCGTCGCCGCCGAGTCCACTCAGGAGCCATCCTCCCCGAAGGTCACTTGCATGGGGCAGGTCCGGGTCAGGCGGTCCAAGAACAAGAAGCCCCAGGCCGCCCGGAAGGCCAGGAGAGGAGTAGACGACGACCGCCCCGGCAGCAGCACCGgtaccaccaccaccacctggTGCGCGTGGATCTCACAAGCCCTGCTCTGCCACCGACCTGGTCGTAAGAGGTGGTGCAGGAGGAGCCGGAGCCGGAGCGGCAGCAGGGGGGAGGTCCGCCGTGCGTCCTTCACCCGCGCGTGGCGCGACTGCTCCGCCGTCTTCCACATGGCGGGGTGCCGGAGGAGGGAACCCAAGACCATGGAAGAAGACTCGCCCAGCTCGAAGGTGGATACGGAGCCGAGATTCCGGAATAACAGTGTTAGGAGCGAGTTGGGAGTTGGTAACTTGGACCTGAAgagcgaagaagaagaaggcgaCGAAGAGGTGGAGGCCCGAGCTAGGACTTACAAGGCATCCTCCTCGCCCTGTTCGCCGCCGAAGAATGCTCTGCTCCTCACTCGCTGCAGATCCGCCCCGTACAGATCGTCCTCCTTGGCGTGCAGATTCTGGGGCTCGCCCCTCAACGGCCCCGACTCCGAGGACGCCCAGAGGCCGCAGCAGAACGGAGGAGAAGAACCCGCCGGCGAGGAGGAGCCAAAGCCATTGTTGAGATCCGAGGGAGAGGCGAGAGTCCACCCTGCggatgaggaggaagaagaagaagaagacaacgACGATGAGGAGAAGGAACGGTTCTTGAAGAGGGAAATTACAGTCTCGGTCGCAGAGAAAATGGCGAAACCGGCGAAAGCAGAAGAGAATAAGccagaggaggaagaagggctgaggccgccgccgccgccgagGCTGACGAGGTGCAAATCGGAGCCGGCGATAACGGCTGCACAGAAGGTCGGCTTCCGGTGA